In Bacteroidales bacterium, the DNA window AGGTATCTGAATTCGTTGTTCTGATAATTGGAATTATACTGGTCGGCCCTGGTATCGCTGATATTGGTGCTGCCTTTTGTCAGTTCCCCCTGTTTAAATCCCTGATCAATACAGAAGCTGTGTACCTCCTTGTTTTGTTTTTCGATCTCACTCCGGAGAGACCTGAGGTCATTGGCAGTGAGGGTGATGTTGATCGGCCAGACAGCCAGATCTGCTTTCACCTCCCGCTGTGATAAGCCTTTTACCTGAACAAAACGATCATATTTCTTCCCGGTTTTGTGCATGTTACCTACAAAGAATCCGGCAACTACAAGTGAAATCGATAGGATCAGGGTTTTAAGCCAGTCTGTTTTCATCCGTTCCAGTTTTTATTTGATACAAAATACTGCTTTTATGCCAGAAATGCGCCATGTATTTATTTGAATCCTAATTCTGCAATAAGCGGCAGGTGATCGGACAGGATCTGAACTGAATCGCAGCTGATAATTTCAGCCCTGCCCACATGGCGGGCCAGGTCTTCAGAAACAAAAATATAGTCGAGCCTGCGCTGATCCCCGTGCTCACCCTCCTTTTCTATTTGCGTCGGGAAACTGCCGGAAAAGCGGTAGCCGGACTTTCGCCTTCCTGCCTCCAGGTCCACCAGCCCGGTATCCATGAGCTTCCGGATCACTGAATAATCGAGCATTCCGGCTTTCAGGTTATTTTCCTTGTAGAGCGAATCCCGCTCCGCGAAAAATGATTCCAGCCTCCCGTGTGAATAATAAACCGAATCCAGGGGAGAGAAAGTATTGAAGTCACCCGCCAGAATCAGGCTTGAGTTTGCCGGAAGTGTTTGGATATCTTCTATGATCTGTTGGATTTCACGATTCCTAATCTCCCAGTCAGAGGGATGTAGATGAATGGCATAGCAATAAACCCACTTTATTTTGACCCGCAGTAAGCCATGATGAAAACCTGCAGTGATCCGCTGAATCTCTTCTATGGGATACCGGGAAGTGATCCCGGTGGGGAAACCGTCCTCCTTGAGTAATACACTGTAAGGATGGCCATAGCTCCTGGCGTCGTTCTGCAGTTTGCAAGGGGTAAAGTGGTTCAGCTCCTGCAGGAACACAATATCCGGATCCTGTGCCTGTATCCAGGCCATCCAGCTCTCCTTTCTGTCAGGAACTTGGGTAAATCCATACCAGACATTGTGGCTTATAATCGTGAGCTCTGAGCCTTTGGGGGAAGAATCTCTTTTTTCTATGGAGCAGGAAAACAGGAGGACTGCGGATAAAGCAAAAAGGATTGTGTTCAGAAAGTGTCCGGATCGCATGTAAGTGCATTTTGTGTTGAATTTAATCAGTTTTTGAAGAAGATGCTAATACACGGCAACTTTCGGAGCATGAAAGTTGTTTATTGAATCTGAGGGCCTTGCTTCTGCATATATTATAAATAACATTTATCTTTACCTCTTCAAATTGTGGATGTAGATGAGCGATAACATGGAACAAGTATTTGAAAATGAAGAGTTCCAGGTGCTGCTGAGGAAGTATGAAGATATGAGGAGCGGTGCACAGCCAATCTTTTTTGATGTGGAGGAATTCGAACAGATTATCGATTATTATCTGGACGACTTTCAGTATGAAGAGGCTCGTGAAGCAGCAAATCTGGGTACACGGCAGCATCCGGCCTCGGTGGAAATTAAATACAAGTTTATCCATATTTTTATTGAGCAGGGCCAGCCCAAAAAGGCGCTAGCGCTCCTGGAGGAGATCCCGGTCTGGGAGGAAAACAATGCGGAGCGCTATTTTCTGAAGGGAACGGCACTTTGTCTGACCGGCAAGCTGAAAGAGTCCGAAGCTCAGTTTGACAGGGGGCTGGAACTATCCGGTGGTGATATCTTTGAGGCCCTTATCAACATCTCCATTGCATACGAGAATGTCAGACACTTTGAACAGGCCGTTAAGTACCTGATCCAGGCCTACCACCAGCAGCCGGAAAATCTATCTGTGCTCTATGACCTGGGATACTTTTACGACCGCCTTCATAAGTTTGATGAGAGTCTGAAATATTATCAGCAGTACCTGGACCTGGATCCCTATTCGGATAATGTCTGGTACAATATGGGTATTGTCTTTCATAAGATGGAACACTTTGAAGAGGCCGTGGATGCCTATGATTTTTCCATTGCCATTAATCCCGATTATGCCTCCTCCTATTTCAATAAGGCCAGTGTCTGGGTGAATGCAGGTAAATATGAAAAAGCGATTGAGGCATACAAGGATTTTCTGGGGGTGGAGCCTGATAACACACAGGCTTACTGCTACATGGGCGATTGCTTTGAACAGATGAACCGCCTGGAGGATGCTCTGGGAGCTTTTCGTAAGGTTATAGAGCTGGATAACAGCGATCCGGAGGGGTGGTTTGGAGCCGGTATGATCTACCATCGGATGGGACAACAGCAGGAGGCCATTACCTACATACTGAAGGCCATTGAATTTGATAACAAAAACCTGGATTACTGGATCAACCTGGGTTATGCCAATGAAGATGCAGGGCTGAGCGAGG includes these proteins:
- a CDS encoding SIMPL domain-containing protein (The SIMPL domain is named for its presence in mouse protein SIMPL (signalling molecule that associates with mouse pelle-like kinase). Bacterial member BP26, from Brucella, was shown to assemble into a channel-like structure, while YggE from E. coli has been associated with resistance to oxidative stress.) — protein: MKTDWLKTLILSISLVVAGFFVGNMHKTGKKYDRFVQVKGLSQREVKADLAVWPINITLTANDLRSLRSEIEKQNKEVHSFCIDQGFKQGELTKGSTNISDTRADQYNSNYQNNEFRYLAKSEFTVRTNDIDKLQKALSESLELMSKGILLGSKNTWRPIEYIFTGLNELKPSMIEEATINAREVAEKFARDSNSGVGEIRMARQGLFTINDRDENTPQIKIVRVVSTIDFQLED
- a CDS encoding endonuclease/exonuclease/phosphatase family protein → MRSGHFLNTILFALSAVLLFSCSIEKRDSSPKGSELTIISHNVWYGFTQVPDRKESWMAWIQAQDPDIVFLQELNHFTPCKLQNDARSYGHPYSVLLKEDGFPTGITSRYPIEEIQRITAGFHHGLLRVKIKWVYCYAIHLHPSDWEIRNREIQQIIEDIQTLPANSSLILAGDFNTFSPLDSVYYSHGRLESFFAERDSLYKENNLKAGMLDYSVIRKLMDTGLVDLEAGRRKSGYRFSGSFPTQIEKEGEHGDQRRLDYIFVSEDLARHVGRAEIISCDSVQILSDHLPLIAELGFK
- a CDS encoding tetratricopeptide repeat protein, whose amino-acid sequence is MSDNMEQVFENEEFQVLLRKYEDMRSGAQPIFFDVEEFEQIIDYYLDDFQYEEAREAANLGTRQHPASVEIKYKFIHIFIEQGQPKKALALLEEIPVWEENNAERYFLKGTALCLTGKLKESEAQFDRGLELSGGDIFEALINISIAYENVRHFEQAVKYLIQAYHQQPENLSVLYDLGYFYDRLHKFDESLKYYQQYLDLDPYSDNVWYNMGIVFHKMEHFEEAVDAYDFSIAINPDYASSYFNKASVWVNAGKYEKAIEAYKDFLGVEPDNTQAYCYMGDCFEQMNRLEDALGAFRKVIELDNSDPEGWFGAGMIYHRMGQQQEAITYILKAIEFDNKNLDYWINLGYANEDAGLSEEAIKCYTYVTHSDANDLEAWIALTGLLMKEGEYELALGFLREAFVHHPEDPGIRLKMAVCHLKQGETELSVKFLEEALSADGDLESEFSYFFPEGERETQVERIIQQYKK